One genomic region from Campylobacter sp. RM5004 encodes:
- a CDS encoding glycosyltransferase family 9 protein — protein MKIAIIRLSAMGDIFHMLWHINYIRQAYPDARIDFFVDSRFYFLLEGLVWFDNVYSLPLKKSPLKALKQIKNLKKTYDISIDYQGRIKSAFIANYLSSNSYGYAKNGLREKLAFHFYKNHCDCEYLENVYKRSLELSKFALKDLKIKEIKSSDVLIYNEEKTNALLEKIKPFIKDDFILLHNGSSKINKMLPLEKLISICSNSDFKFLLAWGNEYELNRAKEIALKCSNAIVLPKISLSELVFLSKYAKLIIGNDSGTTHIAVVLNRPNITFLNESDKKPASRLISPFDIQHYFYKFSDVDTKEVVKIIEKVVNN, from the coding sequence GTGAAAATAGCAATAATTAGACTAAGTGCAATGGGCGATATTTTTCATATGTTATGGCATATAAATTATATTAGACAAGCTTATCCTGATGCTAGAATTGATTTTTTTGTTGATTCAAGATTTTATTTTTTATTAGAAGGCTTGGTTTGGTTTGATAATGTTTATTCTTTGCCTTTAAAAAAATCTCCATTAAAAGCATTAAAACAAATTAAAAATCTTAAAAAAACTTATGATATTAGCATTGATTATCAAGGAAGAATTAAATCGGCTTTTATTGCAAATTATTTAAGCTCTAATTCTTATGGCTATGCTAAAAACGGCTTAAGAGAAAAATTGGCTTTTCATTTTTATAAAAATCATTGCGATTGTGAGTATTTAGAAAATGTATATAAAAGAAGTCTTGAGCTTAGTAAATTTGCTTTAAAAGATTTAAAAATAAAAGAGATTAAATCAAGCGATGTTTTAATTTATAATGAAGAAAAAACGAATGCTTTATTAGAAAAAATAAAGCCTTTTATAAAAGATGATTTCATACTTTTACACAATGGCTCAAGTAAGATTAATAAAATGCTTCCTTTAGAAAAATTAATTAGTATTTGTTCAAATTCCGATTTTAAATTCTTGCTTGCTTGGGGCAATGAATATGAGCTAAATAGAGCTAAAGAAATTGCTTTAAAATGCTCTAATGCGATTGTTTTGCCTAAAATATCTTTAAGCGAATTAGTATTTTTAAGCAAATACGCAAAGCTAATAATAGGAAATGATAGTGGGACAACCCATATTGCAGTGGTTTTAAATCGTCCTAATATCACCTTTTTAAACGAAAGTGATAAAAAACCAGCGAGTAGATTAATAAGCCCATTTGATATTCAGCATTATTTTTATAAATTTAGTGATGTTGATACAAAAGAAGTTGTAAAAATCATAGAAAAGGTGGTAAATAATTGA